Part of the Porites lutea chromosome 14, jaPorLute2.1, whole genome shotgun sequence genome, AATATCTCTGGAGATGTGCTAGAATTTGTAGCTTCTGTTATTAGCAGAGGAATTGCACAACAAACTACACTCAAGGCATTGGCGTTTAGTGTTGACGGCAACCTTAGTCTCTCTAGTGTGACTGCTCTTCAAAACAGTGTTCTAGAAAATCGTTCTTTAAGTGATTTAGTACTGACTCTCCGTGGAGAGATTCCTGACAACTGGCAGTCTGTTGTGGAAAATCTTCGTTCAGTAAAGAAGGGGTCAGTTAGCTGTACTTTTCATCCAGACCCAGGCAGCAGTGTTACATGTGATCAAGTGGCTCATTTTTGTCCTGCTGTGGTAGAGAAATGGttggaaacaaaacaatacTTAACTGTGGTCATTTGGGGAGAGCTGAAATGTGATGGAGCAGAAGATTTATGTGAGTTCTTGGTGCGTGTCCCCCTGACAAGCCTGACTTTGAAAGTACATGGAAATTTAAGTGATGGTGTTGCTAGTATTATTAAAAGATATATCGGACGACAAAATACATTGTCCTCCCTAACAATCGATATTTGGGGAGAGTTGGCCCCAGCAACAGGAACTTTACTTCAGGAACTATCACGTGATAATAAAATCGTTCAAGTGAAAGTGCATGGCGTCAGTGGTGTTCCTAATGAAATGTGCAATGCTCTTGATGTCTCTATTAACAATCCTGCATCACTGACACCAATGTTCTCTGAAGTTAAGAATACCAGAAAGGAGAGGATCAATCTTAGAATAATTAACGACGATGAAGTAATTAGTGACTGGCCACGTCTGCTAGGTGATGCTTTGGCAGGTACCACATCACTATCCACGCTGGATCTTACAGTGAGCAACTACACAATGAATTCAGGAATATGGAAAGACCTCGGGGATAGTTTGCTGCAAAGTTCTTCATTAACAGTTTTAAGTCTCACAATCAGCAACTACAGTACCATTGCAGAAGGCTGGGAATGCATGCTGATCAACAGCTTGGCGAAAATGGAGTCATTAACTACACTTAGTCTCTCAGTTGACGATCGTGGCAAGGTGGGGAAATTTGAAGAAGATTTGATGGCAGTGAAGTCCTTGTCTACACTTTCCGTCGTAATCAACGGTAGTGAGTTAACTTATTTTTGGGGTGAATTTCTGAAGAAATGTTTGGAAGAAAGCACTTCACTAACAAAACTCAGCCTTACAAGCAACAACTATAAGGAGAAAAATAACAGTGCAACGTTCTATTACCACCCCTCTGACGATTCAAAAGAAATGCCTGTGACTTGGGTAGAAGGTCTCCGTTTTGGACTGGCAAGTACCTCATCTTTAAAGGAACTAGTCATTATCCTTAACCACATCACCTGTAGTTATTTTGACTGGGAAGAGATATTAATTAAAGGACTCTCAGTGAACAATTCAATAGCGTCCCTCACTGTTACAGTCAGTGGTTACGAATACTTCAGCTGTGTATCGTGGGTAGGCCCTCTGAAAGAATGTTTAGCAGAAAACAAGACATTAAGTACACTCATGCTGACAGTAAATGACATCAGTAAAGGTGAAGAGCATAATAGCTGGCAATGTCTATCAAGACGTGATGATCTTCCAGAAAACAGGTCATTAACTGATCTCAATCTAACAGTCAACATCTGCAGTGAAGTAAGGGAAGACTGGTTACCAAGCATTTGTGACTATTTAATGATGAACTGCTCCTCCCTGAGAACAGTGAGATTGCAAGTCAACAACCGTTGCGCTTCAAGCAAAAGTCGTATATATGACTTAAGCAAACTTCGGTTAAAATACCGATCATTATCCACATTTGAACTCTCTGTAACTTTCTATGGAGAGTAAAATAAGGTTCAAAAGCATCATGACATTGTAGCCAGGTGTGGCATTGAAAGTAGACTTGTAGACGTAATTAGAGTAATGACTACATGATGACATTGTAGCCGGCTGTTCATCAGTATAATGCCCAATTAGTCAGGGAATTCTAGCGCAAAACGTTTTGTGTTCTTGTCTCTCGGTGCTGTATTCATAGACATTGTCAAGaaagtttttttcagtttgtctCCCACTTCACAGGCCCAGTTGACAGGATATGCATAGCGCTTTCTACTATCTACTGGTTAATTCCGCGATATCCAGctcataattattttgttagGGAAACAACCTATTTTATCAAGTACACTTGAGGTTTGTCCTAAGGACCATTGTTTACTTGGagatgggggaccccaggtagatgAGGTAACCCACTTTAGTGGgataacccgcctgtccatacaatctctcattttaatttgatcacgtttacatgataggtggggtgacctgccAAATGTTACCTCATCTATCTGGGGTCAAcatccatgtaaacaggccctaaggcTATGTCTGCACTATATACAGGATACCATTTTGTGCCAACATGAAAAGTTATCTGGTATGATGTGAACAGCAACTGCACAGAACTGAAATTTTGGTGCACTAAATACCATCTTCACTTACGTCTCAGTACGCTTCCGGTCATCACTCCTACTAATTTACTTCTGCTACGGTGCGAATACTTGTTCACATTGCGACGAAGAGGGACAGAAACCTATCTGATATATCacgatccactttcaagattGGCGCAGTGCAGCGCTGTTCCGTTACAAAAATCGAGCTGAAATCACCCGTTGTTATGTGTGAACATGTGGTTTTTCATGTCAGCGCCAAGacctatccggtatagtgtgaacatagcctgaATGAATAAGGGAATACTTTTTAACAAGCTTAATACTCATTTGACttgttcttttcattgcaaGCCAAAACGTATGCATTTATTTgttgtatatttttcactttggAAGCCAAGTTGAATTTGTGGTTAATCTTTTGTAGAATCTATTTTCGTGTGATTTAACTTCGTATTTACACGTGAGAGCCTTGTTTTTCAGGTGAACTTCATGTAAGTTTAACAGCTTATCGTGAATGATGTTATTACACTGCAACTTTATCTAATTCCATTTCTGTACATCGAGATACAACTCCCTTAGGAGAATTCAATATTTGGCAACCCTTAGAATattgtagcctgaatttcatccaattactttgagtcgttattactccctcagttacTAAGAGAGTAATaatgactcgaagtaatcggatgaaattcaggctaagaATATTGTTAATTGCAATTACTACACATGTACTGACTTCACCTCGGGAAAACATAGAGCAAGTGTAGCACGCAAGTCCACGCTCAGATCAGGTAGGAAATGAAAAGGCAATGCGAGGGGAGAAGACAAGCAACcataaagtttatttttgttgtgaATTGTTGTTGCTTAGGAGATGTCTATATTTGTTTGGCACAAAGCCATGATTTTGTAATCTACAAGTAAATTCTTTTCCTAACTTCAGTTCCATAGCAAGTAAGGACACGTGTTAAAATTAAGAAGACTTGCAAGTTGCATTCTCTTTTTGAAACTGTAATGTGAATTGGCTAGGTACTTTATTTAAtactttcagtggacaaaataTAGTTACGGTTGACAGtgtaaataaattgtaaaatttattgaCGTACATTTACCTGAGTGAATAACACTGTGAAGGCAGCAGGAATATAGTAGATCATGAGTCAAATCCTAAATGCATGTAGTATATTGCATTAAGGAGACggttttttagcaaaaactctttgaaaaagctgatttcattttcaaactgactgGTCTGATCATGGTCCagccggccggccagttctgactttttgAAAGTGCCCTTGGTTGCTGGAGCGCTTGATTGCAGGGTTCAATTCCCAGGTCCACTGTCTCTGACTAATACCCAGGGATTGAAAATAACTGAGAACTGAAGGAACCGCCTCTGCCCTTCAGATGGCTAGACCTTTGTGTGGCTTAGATGACCAAGTAAAATGGCAGTGTAGTCTGGTCTCCAGAAGGAGatataaaaatagtgtcctctATTAGTACTTTCATGCTAAATGCATCAACACTTAGATTAAGTGGTTCCCTATCCCATTCCCTATTCCCTATCCTATTGGAAAGTGCTATCCAGctgcggatccacaccggtttccaccgttttacggaaatcggtcacatttttcatattaaatatattttaaaaagaaaaacactttccaagttgaaatctggccaatatcccatctgaatgactcggaaacccaggaaaggggactttaagGAGTAAAAATCCAAATAATTTCTTGGGGGAGCCAGCCCCCGGACCCCACTTGAAGCTTGTGCCTTcggcgctcgtttaggaaatcggtcagtatttatcttAGATCCGCGCCTGCTATCCAAcagataaatcactgtccagcGGTTAAGTATTGGGAAAACCAATTGAGCTATCTGGTAACAAGAGATTTAACCaatggatagtgttatccaccttaAAAATATCTGGGCCCAGAAGAATTTCAGTTCTTGATAAATTAAACACAGTAAGCTGAAACAGTCTTCTCTATAATAATAttcttttattgaaaattattgtcaaaTTGTAATTCTTGTAACCTTTTTTGCTTTAAGAGTTCTGCTTTAAGGTTATCACTATATCACTTCTTTGGGAAAAGTCTAATAAATATAATCATCCACATAAACACAATACACACTGTAATTATCATAATCCAAATCCACCAGGAACATGGTGTCTGTGTTAATTCCTCAAGTCTTTCTGATTCCCGTTTTAGTTTCTCAAAATTTGAATCTGCAAGCTTTGTTGAATGCTCCAAggtctaaaaaacaaaacacaaaattgaacagtaagtttttcaaagtttatctctgGTGTCTGTACATGGAGCCTTTCTAAATTGACCACTTTGTAAATACGCCTTCCTTGTTGTTAACGCACATATCTATTTGTTTTGAACattagttattatttttaataaattaaagtcCAGATCACTGAGGTGGAACAGGAGATCCTTATTATGAATTGCTGGTTCTAAAACAGTGGAAAAGTACATTAAATAATACCCCTTGGCTCAAAAGGCcttgttaaaaataatgaccTCGGGTGCTCagtcattatttttaacaagGCCTTGGGGCTCAGACATTATCCTTTATATCTGCCGTTTTAAAGCCTTTACTTAAGTCCACATTAACAACCTTGAAAAACCATGTTACCGAAGCTTTTAacacattgttttgaataacATCAACCAAAAGTGGACTtattagggaaagttcatttaatatgacaaggggggggatgaagatattgagggggggctccgaaaatttttagactcccgaagggggggctctgaaaaaattgttgcgctaggagggggggctccgaaaattgtTATACTTCAAAatcaacacatgacatcatcatacagatcggatggttttcaactcaacaatttaatgacctctgcaactcagctatatcacgtggtttacagatataacaaatgtagtctcagttattattacactcttgttcatcttaaaaatgctttagaaaattgtatcacaactgtatctcaggtttgtcatagtataaaccattgaagacaataacggtaaatatatttaatacagtctagcgatcttttttcaggggaacaaaggaattgaaggaggagaggggggggggggctctgaaattttttcgactaccaaggagggggctcctaaaaagttgaaccgctagcgaggggggctgctaaaatttcaagcttcgagtttcaatatcttcatcccccccccttgtcatattaaatgaactttcccttattgCATTCTtggcagtggttttgcccaaaatttgggtcTACAATAGTAAAGAAACTCAGTGATACGAATTTACatggctgtcactaagatttcaagttgtaGGAAACAAGAAGACAGGGATTCAAACAGGTACGGATTTCTTTTCGTTCTAGTTTTTATTCTATTAAATTTATAACAGTAGGCAGGGGTCACCTTGGTAGCTGATCATATTTATGACAGCCTTCAAATTGTGTGCACAAAGCTTGGTATTCAAGGACAATGTGTTTATCGTAACACTATTTTCTTCACAACCGTGTATAATAGAACAATTCTTCTTGGATTGGTTTTTGGGATACCGTATTTCCTGAAATAATAGCTgggggcgattatttcttttttcgcaccTAAAGGGGGCGATCATTCGAAGGAAGGcaattattcgagggaggcgactGTTTCAAATATTGCTGACTAGAAGTCATCCCCTAAATATTTGTTCTATTttcccattaaataaaaaaataatcacatcagATAAAAGAACTCTGGCAtttaaagtgttccaaatttggttccttgattaatttttgcTTTCAATTTCTGTGGCATCAGAGCTTAAATCATCACCGATCAGTTTTGCTGAATCAGACTCCACTTTAACTCCATCCGCCAAGTTCCACAATGGCTATCCCTAGTGGGTGACGTATAGAGCTGGGGGAGGccattattttaaacatttccaTCAAAGGGGGGTAATTATTcaagggaggcgattaattgagggacggctattatttaAAGAAATGCGGTATTCGCAATAATCAAAGTCTCAGTAAGAGTTATCAGCTTCAGCCAATAACATTTACTTGACCTAGTCTGTTTCAGATGTCAGGTAAagacctcatccaataatttattgtttactGTTATTAAAGGACAAACATCCTAGTAACCTTGTTATCTTCTTTAATAATGTTGCTGGCCATGACAGATGTATGTTTTATATGCTGagccatttttatcatttccTCTGCTATATTTTCCTGTAAGTTCTGATGGTATTGTAGAACTGAGTCAATGCTTTCATCATTTGTGTCACTTTTCTTGTTGCCTGTTAATCTTTAAGAAAAAAGGTTGTCAAAAACAAGTAGCCTGCATGGCAGACACTACATGTACAGCCGTATAGACTAAGGGTgagttcctttgggatgatccaaGTCAGAGATCACTCGGCCATTGCCTAGTTTCAAATCGAAAGGGGCTGAGTACAAGTCGGtttattatgggataaacaacacGAGATCCACATGGTCAGAAAAAGCACATTGAGGTTATGAAAGTGTGGTGTCGATCGCGCTAATATCGAGCAAGATACAGCTATCTGTAAACTTGAAAATCACTTTTATAAGAGATGTACATGTATGGATTGCCGGTCACATCCTCTGTACAtctatttattttgttcaaTATAGGCCCGATAGACACCAAACTTGAGAATGTTGCTATTTTGCTTTTTCTGACTATATAGGTCTCGTGTTGTTTAGCCCATAATAAACTGACTCGTATCCAGCATGTCTTGATAATATTTTGAAGCGATGCAATGGTACATCAAGTGAACTGATGAATCCTTTCCCAGGGTTGATTCATCAGGTCCTTTGATGTGCTCTATTCTGAGTGATCACAGGTCACTGATCCTTATTTGGATCATTCAAATGGAACACACTCTGAGGGTTTAGACAATGTGTGGGAAGGAGCTGGAACACAGGCTATAAAAGGCAGATTGTTCAACACTAACCAACAATTCATTTGTTTCCACTGACTTCTATTTTTGGAGTTTCCACATAATACACACTGTTTGCCTCCCTACAATTGGTGACAAAATCAtttgagacactttgccctaaagAGGCTTTCTGAggttttactgacttcaaaaggtgaaaaagtcaaaagcttttcctcccccatcccctccatgtaATGTTGTGCTGCTGTTCAAGCTACGTACAGAAACAAACACCCAACTTTGAATTGTGTAGGGGGGAAGGGTGTgcattcttttgttctctgaagttaacCTATTTGAATAATTTTATCACCGATTCAGGCTTTacatataaataaagtttttgttCTCAAAAGCCCTTGGAATTACACAGTTctcccaggagcatttgaaGACTATAGTTTATGCCAAGTGTTGCATTGGGAGCAAACAGAGTGATTATGAGGGATTTGAAAATAAAGAGTTATTTTTTACAGCGACTAAGGGACCAAACTAGTAATATGCAAGTGAAATAATTATAATCAGTCACCTGTTTTGCACTCCATGACTGTCTTTCTTATTGTCTGGAAAATAAGCAAGGTTCCTTGTTAACTTTTAAtactaataaattaattaaatttatcattcaatttacttttaaaaaaccaaaGTATTTCAAATCATAAAATGACCAGAAACAAGGCAAAATGAATGTGCGGTGGTAAGGTGCCCTGAAAGTCCTTAGTTCTGTGAAAATATTGGGCTATTAAGAAAACCTTTGTAATGTGTCGAGGAATGTAAGCCAGTAATGTGCATGATCCTgacaaaaatcaacaaaaataaatatcaaataaaCTAACTTACAAGTTCATTGTATCagaagtgaaatatttttagctGCATTATTCTCACCTTCTCCCAGAAGTTCACTTCTCATCTCTTTATTAATCTGTGACTTTGCCCTGATATGAAGTTCTTGTGCTCTGTTTACT contains:
- the LOC140924666 gene encoding vesicle transport protein USE1-like, which translates into the protein MAAPKLEINFRRLLERCEAMASEIQENKENVSWRLEKYVLTLQRQAAELKKSESKPSPDAMTEYNKKVEFLKGLIETQKMKTPTEKLLASRQLVRPLSQTSNAQQTTEADKGRTVNRAQELHIRAKSQINKEMRSELLGEDNKKDSHGVQNRLTGNKKSDTNDESIDSVLQYHQNLQENIAEEMIKMAQHIKHTSVMASNIIKEDNKTLEHSTKLADSNFEKLKRESERLEELTQTPCSWWIWIMIITVCIVFMWMIIFIRLFPKK